The following are from one region of the bacterium genome:
- a CDS encoding F0F1 ATP synthase subunit alpha: MQVEQIGVIKEIRDGIALIEGLPEIMAEEYLTFRPVSRESFSDVLGGMALGFDEQVVKAIIFGDYTKLKRGDEVRASGHILQIPVGEAFLGRVVDPLGKALDGKTPIADVLDFSPIERDAHGIVERDPVEESMLTGIKVIDALIPVGRGQRELIIGDRKIGKTSIALDAIISQKQQTGKKKQVVCIYCSVGQKKVEAAHVFDILRKQGAMHYSIGVVATASDPTSLQYIAPYSAITLAEYFRDKGEDVLVVFDDLTKHAWSWRELSSLLERIPGREGYPGDIFFLHSRLLERAGRRRKDLGGGSITALPIVQTQEGEISGYIPTNVISITDGQIYLEPELFRNGVRPAINVGLSVSRVGSRAQPPVLRDVSKGMRLKLAQYQELVRFGGLETKLEKETARALEEGKMLMEVLAQRERRPLTLEKEVLLLLGTTEGLFKKYAGKPLASWENDFFVFLDSHHKELASKIWKAEKLTEELKKELIGIIQEFTGK; encoded by the coding sequence ATGCAAGTCGAACAAATCGGCGTTATCAAAGAAATTCGAGACGGCATCGCGCTTATTGAAGGGTTGCCCGAGATCATGGCAGAAGAGTACCTGACCTTCCGGCCCGTTTCTCGTGAGAGTTTCTCGGATGTGCTGGGCGGAATGGCGCTTGGCTTTGACGAACAAGTCGTCAAAGCTATTATTTTCGGCGATTATACAAAACTGAAACGCGGGGATGAAGTGCGCGCATCAGGACACATCCTGCAGATACCTGTTGGTGAGGCATTTCTTGGAAGAGTAGTGGATCCTCTGGGAAAAGCCTTAGACGGTAAAACGCCCATAGCGGACGTTCTTGACTTCTCTCCAATAGAGCGCGATGCCCATGGCATTGTGGAACGCGATCCGGTGGAGGAGTCAATGCTCACCGGCATCAAGGTTATTGACGCGCTTATCCCGGTAGGCCGCGGACAGCGCGAACTTATTATCGGTGATCGTAAAATAGGAAAAACCTCCATAGCCTTGGACGCAATCATCAGCCAAAAACAGCAGACCGGAAAAAAGAAGCAGGTTGTTTGCATCTACTGTTCCGTGGGGCAAAAAAAAGTTGAGGCGGCCCATGTATTCGATATTCTGCGCAAACAGGGAGCCATGCATTACAGCATCGGCGTGGTCGCAACCGCTTCCGATCCCACGAGCCTTCAGTATATTGCTCCATACTCGGCAATAACGCTTGCCGAATATTTTCGTGACAAAGGGGAGGACGTATTGGTCGTCTTTGACGACCTTACCAAACATGCGTGGAGCTGGCGGGAGTTATCCTCGCTTCTCGAGCGCATTCCCGGACGCGAAGGATATCCCGGAGATATTTTTTTCCTGCACTCACGATTGCTTGAACGGGCGGGAAGAAGGCGCAAAGATCTTGGCGGAGGCTCTATTACCGCGCTTCCCATCGTGCAGACCCAGGAAGGAGAAATATCGGGTTACATCCCCACCAATGTTATTTCTATTACCGATGGACAAATATATCTTGAGCCGGAACTTTTCCGCAACGGCGTGCGTCCGGCAATCAATGTGGGGCTTTCGGTTTCTCGCGTGGGATCCAGAGCCCAGCCTCCGGTGTTGCGCGATGTTTCAAAAGGTATGCGTCTGAAACTCGCCCAATATCAGGAACTGGTGCGCTTCGGTGGGCTTGAAACAAAGCTTGAAAAAGAGACCGCACGAGCTCTGGAAGAAGGAAAAATGCTGATGGAGGTTCTGGCGCAACGCGAACGGCGTCCCTTAACGCTTGAGAAAGAGGTGTTGTTACTTTTGGGAACGACGGAAGGGCTGTTCAAGAAATATGCGGGCAAGCCCCTTGCGTCATGGGAAAATGATTTTTTTGTCTTCCTTGATTCACATCATAAAGAACTTGCCTCGAAAATTTGGAAGGCCGAGAAATTGACCGAAGAACTGAAAAAAGAGTTGATTGGCATCATTCAGGAATTCACCGGGAAATAG